Below is a genomic region from Helianthus annuus cultivar XRQ/B chromosome 2, HanXRQr2.0-SUNRISE, whole genome shotgun sequence.
TTATAACAGGATTTTATCATTTACTAATTAGAACTAAGGTCCAACCcttgattttattaaaaaaaaagaaattttatatataaaaatacaagttttggTGACCATGGTTAGCACTCTAGACCCCTGGTTCCGTCCTTCATTACCTGCAGCTGTGGATGATGTGTGCGAGCCGTGACCGAAGTAATCTCTAGCTGAGTCAAAGTCGTACTCGGTTGAGATATTAATGCCTGCAGCCTGAAGTCCTTTGCTAAATGATCGAGCCCCGATCAACTTGTTGTTGCAAAGAGATGGGCTAAAAGCGGTGCCATTTTCACACTTACCTTTCCATCTTGATGGTACCTCGGACATCCCCTTATCATTAAAACTCTCACTTTCGGGCCAAATTCCCGTGTCGATGACTCCAATAATCGCGTCTTTCCCGTAAGACGCGGTTGGCCATATACCCGAACCACGGTTCAGTCCCAAGAACCTTGGTGTATGTGTAGTGAACATCTTTCCAAATGACTCTTTGTATGTGGTTATATGGGCCGGCAACTTCTCAAGCTCGGCTAGTTGACACGAAGTGAGCTTCGCGCTAAACCCATGCATGACATGAGTATAAGAGTATAGAAACGTTTCCTTGTCTTCTACACAAGCCGATGATAGGGACTTAACTGTGTGTTGGTGCCATGACTCATGGTTAGAGAAGTGTTCCGGTTTTAGTGAATGGTCCATGTGGATGATATACGTTTGCGACTTTTTAGGCTCTAACGATGCAATGCTGAGCCATGGTAGCAGCATTATTAGCTGAACCAAGAAAACGGACGAGCTTAAAAACCTTGTCATGGCCAAGTATGTTTATTTTCAGGTGATGATGGTTTAACAAAAAGAGAAAGATATATATAAGTTTTGTCTTCTGTCTCATACTATTTTGAGTTAATAACAAGGTCTTTTTCTTTGACGTGTGTTTCAAGGTCCATGAGACATAAGATAAGATGATAACATTGGTGAAATCTAAACATCCATAGTGATGTGACATAGGATTAACCGTTATATCTGTCTATTGCTTAATTAGGAACAAATTCTCTGCTAGAATTTTATACACACATCTTAAAATAAGGCTAAAAAGTAGATATTTAATTCAATTCCTTAGATAACATGTAAAATTTTAATCTAAGTGTAATTTTTGAAACTTTAATCTTTGGTAGATAACGTTTGTAACATTACTAGGAAGACAACTGTAACCGTAACTAATTAAGTGTCCAATTTTCTTTACATTTATTCTCATTGCATACTATTCTTGTTTCTTTATCGTctactaatttgatttttttgGTGAGTTTCTTTTAAGAGTGTAAATGGAAAAAAGTATATATCAAATGTGGTGTagattcatttatttatttcttttaatcaacatattgtattttttttctcCTTTTCTTAATTAGTAAACCCCATAtatttttgttttggttttttttttttttcgatcaACTCATTACAATTCATTTTTATTACTCCTTTAACCAActtgtaattatttttttaatcttttattcAACCCATGTTTGTTAATTTCCATTTGATTATGTTGATTTATTTACGTTGATTCATTTGCTTTGGTGTGTTTTTAATTCACAATTGTTTATATCTATTTTTAGGTACCCTATATCCGTTTCCATTTGTGTTTGGTTATGTTCATTGATTtacgtttgtttgtgtttgttcattgCTTTCGGTGatgttcatttatttatgttCTTTTATGTTCGTTTATATCACATATGCCACAAATTACCAAGTTCCATTCCGATAGGAGTCCGCCTATAAAACCATCTGTGTATATGTTGTCGGCATTCGGTCGCAAAAGGAAATCGTGGACGAAATATTGTGTATTTCCATTGGTAATGTTGATCGTCGGTTCTTTCTCCGAAAATTTAAAACCGAAATCAAACCGTTGAAATTTAAAACCGAATCAAACCGGACCGTTACAAACGATTTGGTTCGATTTGGGAATTATTGAGTCTTTATATGAAATGCATAATACATAAAATTAAAATTGTTGTcaatatacataaaaataagctACCTAAAAATAATAAAGGGTGGGGAATGTTTTTAAGTTGCAAAAGAATCAACAAACCATTTATCATGTATTTGATATTCATGTTGTACAatcctaaaaaaattaacaaCGAAATCATATTTTTTAAGTATCCATGTGATCCTTTTTATATTACAATGCTCAAAGTTTGATCAAGGAAAACAGTTTAAGAAAACACATAACCAATTTTAATCAAATTAAACTCAATGCATAAAAAAACAATAAGTAATGATGCCTAATATTATATCAATCTTCCTGTCCGGTTTTATACAGCCGGCTTTCGATATAATCCTCAACCCAAATTGTTCCTTATGGTTTGATTTTTTTGAAACCGACCGACcaaaactaaaagaaaaaaacCAACCGTGAAACATGGTTTTACAACTAGGTATATGATTGAGATTATCAATATCCGACTCAAACCCGACTCTGAATTTGATAGTGTTAGGTTCCACTTTGAGCATCATTCCATTCGGAACAGGGGCGGTTCTTAGAAGGCCCGTGCCAGAGCCACGGccctggcaagtttttcggctgtagtgctaattttccgcatttcgatcgaaattttttatatatactgtGTTCGGCCCGGGCGttttttagtgcccgtgtctttcggcccAGGGACGTTCAACGGGTAAGATCCGCCACTGATTCAGAACCATCAGAATAGCATGATGCATTGTCTCCAACATTTTTAACCGTCCTTGTGAACTGCTTTTTGGACAAAAAAGGGGCCAGGTTAGAGAAATTAGCGATAAACGAAGGGTAGTTCGGTTTTCACAACTCCATTGACTACTTATTAAGATAGTACTCATTTGGTTAGCCGTATATCCAAGACCACATAAGAAATCAATGTAGTCTTGGGTACCTATATCGTACACGAGTCCAGGGTCCATGGCTCCGTTAGGATTGACATGGCATGCCCAGATTCTAGTAGTGTGGCCATGCCTCCGTTCATTTGGTCTCAATTGGTTCCATGCGTGTTGTCTCTCTTGGTTGCAGTTGTTAACAAAGTGTTGGAAATTTGTGTGTTATGATTGGTAGTCTTAATTTGGTAAAACTCCTTGTCCCACATTGGAGTGGGAACAAAAGAATAGAGTATTTATAAGGTAAAAGGTTTACCTCACTAATATGTCTATATGTCATGTTTTACCACAAGCCCTACCTGCGCGTGCGCAgggggggtgcaaaaaatggAACCAGAATTAGTTGAACTCGCGTATGCCCGCAcatcctgcggacacgaatgcagttCCAAAAACCTGGGTCCGCGTGGAGCGGTTTTTTGCACTCTTGACTTTCTGTTTTTGAAACTGAAATGAATGACATACTAATGACCATTATTTGGTCTTTATTGTGTTGATTTCGGTTATGATTCCAGCCCTATAAATCGAAGACTAGACTGATCAGTTGAGACACATGAACAGCTTCTCTCATCTATCTCAGTTTCTCGCAACACAGCTCCTGTTTATTTTCAGGCAAGTGCTCAAGTCCGGCAGTGCGCGGTGCTGCTTCgaaccggcgtaccctgggaacagacaacgaatctgtttaagggaattgtgttAAACACAAGCCCGATTCACTCGTTAACTGTTTCTGTTTCTGTCTCTTCACTTCTGTTTCAGATCATTTTCTTGTTCAATCAGTAGCAATTTAACTAACAAGCTTAAACATATTTTATTTACTGATTGTTCCTGTTTATTTTCAGAATGGAAACCCCTGTGACCACTGCTGTTTCTACAGTCGTGACTGCTGTCATGACTTCCGCTGTTGCTGTAACAACTGGTCTGGTGACACCACTGCCTAATGTAGTGTCGCATGCTGAGAAACCATAGAAATTCAGTGGTGTGAATTTCAAACATTGGCAGCAAAAGATGTTCTTTTATCTGACCACGCTGAATCTGGCAAGGTTCTTGACTGAACCGAAACCCCATGTTGATGAAGGGGAAATGGATGCTCAAACTGTGAGCGCGATACATGCTTGGAATCATTTGGATTTCCTGTGCCGCAACTTTATCTTGAATGGTTTGGTGGACACAATGTATAATGTGTATTTCAAAGCCAAgactgccaaagaattgtgggagtcTTTGGATCGCAAATACAAAACAGAAGATGCGGGCACTAAGAAATTCGTGGTGGCTAAGTTCTTGGACTTCAAAATGATTGACTCTAAAACTGTCATGAGCCAAGTCCAAGAGTTGCGGGTTATTCTTCATGATATTCATGCGGAAGGAATGATGCTCAGCGAGACATTCCAAGTTGCTGCAATGATCGAAAAACTGTCACCAAGCTGGGTTGATTTCAAGAACTATCTCAAGCATAAGCGAAAGGAGATGACCATTGAAGATCTTGTTGTTCGTCTTCGGATTGAAGAAGATAACAAAGTGGCCTTAAAAAGACTGATGGCCCTGAAACTGTGAAGTCCAATCTTGTTGAACATGGCCAATCTTCAAAGGGAAAAAACAAGGACAGTGGAAAGGGTGGAAAGAAGGGTCATGGGAAACGCTCCAACCTTGGTCCGAAAGGAGGTGTTGGGAAAAAGAAGTTCCAAGGAACTTGTAATAATTGTCAAAAGCAAGGCCACAAGGCCAGCGAATGCAAGCTTCCCAAGAAGGAAAATGATCGACAAGTGAACATGGTTCATGAAGTCGACAAACTTGTTACCATGGTCACGGATCTTTCGATTTTGGTGACCGAAGTTAATTTGGTTGGGCAAAATAACAAGGATTGGTTCGTCATGTGTGTTCCGACAATAGCCTTTTCAACACCTTCAAGGAGGTGACAAATGGCGAAAAGGTCTTTATGCGTAACTCTGCAACGGCCGAAATTAAAGGCGAGGGGAACGTGGTTTTGAAGATGACTTCGGGAAAGGAGCTCACCTTGTCCAATGTGTTGTATGTTCCCGAAATTCGTAAGAACCTTGTGTCGGGATGGCAGTTGAACAAGTTTGGGTTCAAAATGGTGATTGAGTCGGATAAGGTCGTGTTGACCAAAAATGGTGTGTATGTTGGTAAGGGCTATGCCCTCAATGGAATGTTTAAACTAAATGTAATTGTCATGAATGCAATGAAAGAAAACGCTACTAGTTCTACTTATTTGATTGAGTCTTCTAATctttggcatggtagactaggtcACGTAAATTATAACTCCATTCGTCGTTTAATCAAACTTGATTGCATACCAACATTCGATATCGACTCAATTAATAAATGTGAAACTTGCATAGAAGCAAAACAAACAAAATCGTCATTCAAAAAGGTTGAACAAATCACCGAACCCCTCGAGATGATCCACACTGATGTGTGTGATCTAAAAGCAATTCCTACTCGTGGTGGGaacaagtacttcatcacgtttattgatgataGTACAAGGTATTGCTATGTGTACTTACTTAAGAGTAAGGACGAGGCTGTTGACAAGTTTATCTTGTTCAAAgccgaagttgagaatcaactaaaTCGGAAAATCAAAATCGTAAGGAGCGaccgaggaggtgaatatgtttcacCTTTTATTGACGTATGTGCAAAAAGTGGAATCATCCACGAACTCACAGCTCCTTACTCCCCTCAATCAAATGGTATAGCGGAACGGAAAAATCGTaccttgaaagaaatgatgaatgccatgATGATAAGTTCTGGTGTAAACCAAAACATGTGGGGGGGGAAGCAATCTTATCGGCAAATTATGTGTTGAACATGATACCCAATAAGAAAAAGAATGTAATGCCTTACGAATTGTGGACGGGAAAGAAAGCACCATATAAATCCTTGAAAGTAGGGGGATGTCTAGCTAAGGTAGTGGTCACACCGCCTAAGCGCCTACTAAATGGTCCCAAAACGGTGGATTGTGTACTTATAGGATACACCCGTCCTTATGGTCCTTATCGTTTTATCGTGCATGATTTCAAGAACCCTGGAATATGCAAAGGCACCATAATCGAATCTAAGGATGCAACGTGGTTTGAATATGTGTTCCCATGCTTAGATGGAAGTGAACCGAGTTCTTCTAGACCGGTTGAGGAAATTGTTCCCGAGGGTGTAGTTGAAAATGATGAACCTCGAGAACAATCTAAGAATGAGGAAGTTGAAATCAGGAAAAGTAAACGGAAAAGGACTGAAAAAATCCTTTGAACCTGAGTTTCTTACCTATATGGTAGAAGATGAACCTCAAACGTACCAACAAATGGTACATTCCTCAGAAGGACTTCAGTGGAGGGAGGCAATCAAAAGTGAGATAGACTCTATCTTACAGAACCATACTTGGGAACTAGTGGATCTTCCTTAAGGATGTAAACCACTAGGATATCgatggatcttcaagaagaagatgaaaccagATGGAACCATCGATAAGTACAAAGCAAGGTTGGTGATTAAAGGTTATAAACAGCGAGAAGGTTTAGATTACTTTGATACATATTCGCCAGTTATGCAAATAACAACCATCAGGTTGGTGCTTGCCATTGCCGCAattagaaatttggaagttcaacaaatggatgtgaaaacagCTTTCTTGAATGGAATTCTAGAGGAAGAAATCTACATGGAGCAACCCGAAGGCTTCACAGCTATtgggcaagaaaagaaagtgtgtAAGCTTGTGAAATCcttgtatggattgaaacaagatccaaaacaatggcatcaaaagtttgatcatgtcatgcttGATGCTGGGTTCAAAATCAATGAATGTGACAAGTGTGTGTATGTGAAGGATACATCTGAtggatatgtcattttgtgtctatatgtagatgatatgctcatTGCTGGAAGCGATGACAAAATCATAAAGTCTACAAAGAACATGCTAAAAgcaagatttgacatgaaagacatagGTCTAGCGGATGTGATTTTGGGGGTCAAAATCACGCGAACCCAAAGTGGACTCGTTTTAAGTCAATCCCACTATGTGGAcaaaattcttgagaagttcaatGCAAATGACTCTAATGAAGCTAGAACTCCACTTGACACAAGTCAACATCTAGCCAAGAATAGAGGTGAACCCGTAAACCAGTTGGAATACTCAAGAATTATTGGTAGCTTGATGTATTTTATGAGTTGTACTAGGCCAGACATAGCTGTGAGCAAGCTAAGTAGATACACAAGCAACCCAAGTTCAATGCATTAGAACTGTATCACTCGGTTGCTTCGCTACTTAAGATACACTTGGGAATACGGGTTGCATTATAACAGATATCCAGCAGTTATAGAAGAACACGCGATGCAAATTAGAAATCTGACACGAATGATTCCAGAGCAACAAGTGGGTATGTATTCACACTTGGAGGTGCAGCGATATCGTGGAAATCATCAAATAAACAGTTATtgctagatccacgatggaatctgagttcatcgctttagataaagcaggtgaagaggcagaatggctacgtcaatttgttGAGGATATACCAAGATGGCCTAAGCCAGCAACGACCATTTgtatacattgtgatagccaatcggcACTTGGCAGAGCTCGTAGCACAATGTATAATGGTAGGAACAGACATATCAAATGTAGACATAATACGATACGACAACTAATCTCTACAGGAATTATCACTGTGGACTACGTGAGGTCATAGGATAATATTGCGGATCCGCTGACAAAAGGCCTAAGTAGAGAGTTAGTACAGACGTCGTCCATgggaatgggactgaagcccttgaaaaatgaagttcatatgatggaaacctaactcaATAGACTAGAGATCCCAAGAattgagttcaataggaaaacctaattgtatgaataaGCAAGGTCAATGTGGGGGGATAACCCTACGCATTTAATAAGGTAGTTTATTATAAAGATTtataaacttcctagtccattcctaaaagtgacaagtgtgaggctaagcCTATGGCTTTTAATGATTCGACTAAGGTAAACATACATAGTgaatcacctatgtgagagagaagtgggTTGCTTCGAAGGGTATTGTTGGGGCACAATACATAatggctctcgcagaaccaggcatcatgttcatgaccataacgaacataactatgaggacttgactttgtcagggagagtcttgtgtgaagtgcattgtcgtctacacaaacggcacacgagttcaaagacatcgagttcgactcagagctagtgggctaagtgcatttcatgagcgaaggttcaaagggtagCACCTACCTATCGTATGAAAAACTCAACTGCTGAAATGTAATAAGGAATTATGTTGTTTCTGAGATCgacctccattcatgtgggggattgttggaaatttgtgtGTGGTGAATGGAAGTCTCAATTTGGTAAAACTCCTTGTCCCACATTGGAGTGGGAACAAAAGAATAGAGTATTTATAAGGTAAAAGGTTTACCTCACTAATATATCTATATGTCATGTTTTACCACAAGCCCTACCCACGCGTGCGCAgggggggtgcaaaaaatggAACTGGAATTAGTTGAACTCGCGTATGCCCGCATGTCTTGCGGACACGAATGCGGTTCCAAAAACCTGGGTCCGCATGGAGCGGTTTTTTGCACTCTTGACTTTCTGTTTTTGAAACTGAAATGAATGAAGATCATTATTTCGTTTTCAAATTCTAACTAATTATCAGTTTCGTAACCGACATACTAATGACCATTATTTGGTCTTTATCTTGTTGATTTCGGTTATTGTTCTGGCCCTCGTAACCGACATACTAATGACCATTATTTGGTCTTTATTGTGTTGATTTCGGTTATGATTCCAGCCCTATAAATCGAAGACTAGACAGATCAGTTGAGACACACGAACAGCTTCTCTCATCTATCTCAGTTTCTCGCAACACAGCTCCTGTTTATTTTCAGGCAAGTGCTCAAGTCCGGCAGTGCGCGGTGCTGCTTCgaaccggcgtaccctgggaacagacgacgaatctgtttaagggaattgtgttAAACACAAGCCCGGTTCACTCGTTAACTGTTTCTGTTTCTGTCTCTTCACTTCTGTTTCAGCTCATTTTCTTGTTCAATCAGTAGCAATTTAACTAACACAAAGTTATCAAATGGCAGCTAGATTCATGTCACGATGGATAAGTCGTGATGGACCCCCTTTACTAGAGCTGCAAATCCAGCTACATGTGGTGTTGCCATCGATGTGCCCGATATAAGTGCGTAATTCGTTAATAACTTATATTTTTCCACATCCGTATAAGATACATCTTTTCTAAAAACTCCTAACACATCCACACCCAGAGCGAGAATATTAGGCTTTAACACACTTGGATTAATCGGATCTTGGATTAATCTGATCTAGTCCTCCCGAAGAGAAAAACGCCATTTGTGGAGCGGGTCCCATTCCTATCTTAGTTAGCCCAAATCTCATATTTCTCACAATTGTGTTATGACTGGTTATTGCATATTCCTTTATTGTTTTCACGTAGCTAGTATGCAGCACTATACCTGGTATAGAATACTCTTCGGGATCTAAAAACAACGATTCACACAAGAAAATTGCAACATATGTAACTGATAATATTACAGCTTGCATCTGCCTATTATGATACAAATTTCTATCATCACATAGTGCTACTTTTCCTCTAACCTAGTCTCGGGGAAAAATAATTATAACCAACTATTTGTGTGTTATTATTTCCATTAAACAAATGTTTGTTAGTAATAGAAACACTCATTGGGAAGTATGAGATTCCTTCAAAAGTCATCCCATTTCCTAGCTCTAGTGTTGCTATGTAACTTCGGTCCAATATGCCTGCACCTACGGTCATGATCCATGGTGCACCATTGTGTATGTTGGCTATAGCTCCATCATTTCCATCAACACAAATTACAAAGGTTCCTTTTTCTATGGCGGAAATTCATGTGATGGCGATTTCGTCTTTAAACAAAGGTATGTTGTCAAACCGTATTGATAAAGAAATTATATTGACTCTGAAATCGCTTGATCCATGTCGACTAGAACATCAGTAGTTGCGGATACTTCTGTGTCGGATGGCCATTGGACTTTGTGCATTGCTAAATGTGCGCGCGGTGCTATACCTTTCCATCTTGATGGTTCCTCGAACATCCCCTTTTCATTAAAACTCTCACTTTCGGGCCAAATTCCCGTGTCGGTTACTCCAATAATCATGTCTTTCCAGTAAGACTTAGTTGGCCATATACATGAACCACGGTTCAGTCCCAAGAACCTTGGTGTACGGGTAGTGAACATCTTTTCGAATGACTCTTCGTATATGGTTATATTAGGCGGTGACTTCTCAAGCTCCGCTAGTTGCCACGTGTTGGTCAAAACACAATGATAAACTACAAACAATCGAATGAATGACTATATTGAATATGAAAGTATAGGTGATTCTAATGATTATAAATGAAATAAACAAACCCTGTTTATACTAAATGAACAGGTGTGAGTGAACCATTGGATCCTTTCCTTGATCGACGTGACTCTTAATCGTGTCTGATGTTTGCCTCCAATTCAGGAACGTCGTGTCTCTTGGAGTTGTCGATTCCTTTATTTTGTAGGTTACAATCTTTTGCTTTGTCGGTGTCGGTCCTTGCACTTGTTTAACAATCAAATTACAACATAAACTAACTATCTACTAATTATAGAATGACCTATATATTTAGTTTAAACATCAGTGCTCCCCCTTAAACTAAATATAGTTTAACGAAGGTCTTCAACTTGATCGACTTGCAGTAGCATTGGTTATTCTTCCAATGCGAGATGAGCCTCTTCATCCTtctctttttctttgtttttttgcTTGCTATACTCGTACACAAAATAACTGAATTCACCACGTTCATAACACTTAGTGTTGAACTCGCTCATGTCTCTGTTTCCTCGATCCATATTTCATCCATGTCCTCTAAATGAAGTTCGTCTATGTCCTCTACCATGGCTTTGATCGCCATGTCATTTTCCATGATTCTAATTTCCGAAATGATTGTCTGAACTTGCCATTAACATATTATTGTTCTCTGGTTCATTTTAGCACTTGAGACGTTCTTTAAATGTTGTATTCCTACCCATTGCTTCTTCAAATGTCATTTTATCCACTTTTGAATACTGCTCGATGGATGCCACAATTTGTAGAAACTTCTTTGGAACAGAGATAAGTAATTCCTTACAATATTTTTTGTCacatcccaaccgatggcggaaacatcgaggcgATACGTAATAGGTTGCTCAAAGACAACAAAACACTAAATTTACGACAATAccttaaaattcaaaatttcatttcatttcactaAATGAAGCATTACATTGTTCGTGAAAATGGAAAGTACACCAATTGGAATTTCAAAACTAACAATATTAAAATGCATAAATTAAAACTAGGTAAGTATCTAAATCCACCCTAAGTCTTTTctttcaaaatcatcatcaaatatttcctgcaACATGTATAAAATATCCTTCAACACAAATTATATCAGTGAACATAAAAGTTTATCTacatagcataagtatgaatAATATCTCAAATCCACATGTTAATTGTATGCTAAGTCATATAATCATACTAGCATGCAAGACTaaatatctgtcacaccccccaaataCCACATACGGAaaccccgctaggcgtgtgacatactaggatctagccaccaatgaCATTGAACTAAGATCAAGTTATAAAACAAAGTTTCCATTCAAAAAGATAAAACATTCATAACATATTCAAGtttaacatgttcagcggaagcaaatagttaAACACTGTTTAATCGTTTCAAAAACCAAAGTACGTGAAATCATTAAACCAATCTTGCAAATCCAAGCagtacgacccatgaccactccagccatcCAGACAGTAAATTCCTTTTTCCatagtacctaacgacctgcgagcatacaacaagtgtatcagacaacgctggtgagttcatagttttacgaaaacgttggttaccaagtgtttagtttagtTCATTGAttataatgttgataatacctcgaatacaagacggctccaTATTTATTTTGCCCATTtcccaatgctcctatcaaagcattgggcatgactgcgtcattagttcacacccgtcctctcaggtacggggtgagggtgctaaacctagatagcgctaccaactaataccccgttacctctcaggtaacaaacaagatgggacttaatggtgataggatgagtgtattatccaacattccagattttacccacaagacgtattcctctca
It encodes:
- the LOC110888547 gene encoding uncharacterized protein LOC110888547: MNSFSHLSQFLATQLLFIFRMETPVTTAVSTVVTAVMTSAVAVTTGLQKMFFYLTTLNLARFLTEPKPHVDEGEMDAQTVSAIHAWNHLDFLCRNFILNGLVDTMYNVYFKAKTAKELWESLDRKYKTEDAGTKKFVVAKFLDFKMIDSKTVMSQVQELRVILHDIHAEGMMLSETFQVAAMIEKLSPSWVDFKNYLKHKRKEMTIEDLVGKNKDSGKGGKKGHGKRSNLGPKGGVGKKKFQGTCNNCQKQGHKASECKLPKKENDRQVNMVHEVDKLVTMVTDLSILVTEVNLVGQNNKDWFVMCVPTIAFSTPSRR